TCGTAGATTGTATATTTTCCGGCTTCTTTGCGGTACATCGGGGCACCACGTTTCTGGCTTGTGGGGCGGGATACAAAAGATGGTCCGTATAACAAAGGACGACTTCCGTATTGCTCTCTTTTCAAATAAGAAACGAAACTAAGAACGTCATTCGGGTTATTTTCATTGATTGGCGGATTGTATTCTGCACGTACCAGAACCATCAGGTAACACGCATAACCAACCAAAATAAAAGCAAGTGATAAAAGACCGGTATTCAATAAAACCTTCGCTTTTCTCTGAGAATAAATAATGCCCCAAATCAATGAGCCAAGGAAAATAATGATAAAGAATATTACACCGGATTTAAAAGGAAGACCAAGTGAGTTGACGAAAAATATCTCGAATTTACCAGCGATACTTGGAAGTCCAGGGATAATTCCGGAGTTAATAATAGCCAGTATAACAAGACCTCCAACAAATGCAATTACTCCTCCAAAAACGCCTGGTTTAGGATATTTTTTGAAATAATAAACCAACGCAAGAGCAGGAATTGTAACAAGGTTAAGCAAATGGACACCGATAGAAAGTCCAACCAGATAAGCCGTGAAAATTAACCAGCGGTTTTCAGCAGCTGGATCTTCGATGCGCTCCCATTTGAAAACAGCCCAGATTACAATGGCTGTAAAGAAAGATGACATTCCGTAAACTTCCGCTTCAACAGCTGAAAACCAGAATGAATCAGACCAGGTATATGCCAAAGCACCAACAACGCCTGAACCCATAAGAAGAAGAATATCTCCCTGAGTTAATTCCTCGTCCGTTTTGCCAATTATTTTACGGGCTAAAAGCGTGATAGTCCAGAACAGGAAAAGAATGGTAAAAGCACTGCTGAGTACTGAAACCATATTGACCCAGTAAGCAACATTGGTAAGATCACCGAAAGCAAACATGGAGAAAATTCTTCCGATCAAAAGGAAAAAGGGAGCTCCCGGTGGGTGAGGAACCTGTAACTTGAATGCACAGGCAATAAATTCGCCGCAATCCCAAAAGCTGGCCGTTCGTTCAACGGTAAGTGCGTATGTTAGAAATGCAATGGCGAAAACAATCCAACCCGTAAGGTTGTTGGAACGGTTGAAACGGGTCATTATAATAGTTTATGGTTATGAGTTTAAAGGTAATTAGGGAGTTTTTGGACAGTTTTATCCAGCCACATTTCTCCAAAAAATAACTGCATATTTAATCGGTGCCTCAAAATTAGCAAAATAACCTCAACGGCAAGGGTTAAGAGATCTTAAAAAGTGTTAAACGATTTGTTTATGACAATTTTTAAGAATACAATCTTATCCTAAAAGTGCAGTAAAGCCACAGAATGAGGCATTAGATTTTTATTAAACTTTATAAAAAATCCATTTCGCCAGTTCTTTGTAGGTAACCTTTTTGCCATACATCAATATACCAACCCGGTAAATACGCGATGCAACCCATATTGTGCCGATAAAGCCCAGAACAAGAAAAACCATCGACAAGGCAATCTGCCAGGCAGGGACACCAAACGGTATCCGAACCATCATAATGATCGGCGACGTGAACGGAATCATGGAAGTCCAGAACGCGAGGTTTCCATCAGGATCCCGAAGTACGAACTGGGCAAAAACAAAGGAGAAAATTATTGGTAAGGTAATAGGCAGCATAAATTGCTGAGTGTCTGCGTCATTATCCACGGCAGCTCCGACAGCACCAAAAAGTGCGCTGTAAAACAAATACCCACCCAGATAATAAAACAAAAAGCAGGAAACAATTAGTGGAATATTCAAACTGTTAACAGCACCCAGAACCTCAGCAACCGGGTTATCAACACCCGAAGCTGCCATTTGAGAAGCCGGCATGCCTTTCTGAATTTTTTGCATTTCCTGTTGAATCTGCTTGGAATCTTTTGGAATTTTTGCACTCAAAACATTGGAAGCGACGGCTGTAAGTGAAATGGTAAGAAAAATCCAGAGTATAAATTGTGTTAATCCAACCAATGCCACACCGATTATTTTCCCCATCATCAGCTGATAAGGTTTTACCGAAGAAATAATTACTTCCACGATCCGGCTTGTTTTTTCTTCCGTTACGCCGCGCATTACCTGAGTTCCGTAAATAAAAACAGACATATAGATAAGGAATGCGCAAATTCCGCCAATGACCGTCGCCGCACCAGAGCTACTCGTTTTTTCACCTTCTTCGCTCAGACTTATGGTTTCAGAATGGACATTGACCCGGGAATCTTCCAGAATTTTATGAGTTATACCGGCTTCCGAAAGTTTAATATTTTCAATCTGTTTTTCAATAACATACTCAATATCAGATTTAAGCTCCATACTCACATTTTTAGCGGCATAGATCCTCACACTTTTGGGCGAGGTAATTACATTTTTGGGAATATAAACCAACGCATTGGCCTCACCTCCGGCAAAATGAATTTTTGCAGAATCAATTGAAGATTTGAGATAGGAAAATTTGATCGATTCTGAATCCTTAAATTCATTAGTGAAAAGTCCGCTTTCATCAACAACCTGAACCGTTTTGCTATCCACCGAACTGATCGCCATCCAGATTACCAGGGCATATCCTCCTACAAAAAGTACCGGGGCAAGAATCGTCATGATCAAAAATGACTTTTTCTTCACCCGAACCATGTATTCCCTTTTTATAACCAGAAATATATTTCGCATTATCTTAATTTAGTTAGAGAGTATTTTTAATATCGATGAAGATCAGGCTTCGGGAACTTCGTTGACCGCACGCATGAAAATATCACTCATGGTAGGAATATTTTCACCAAAAGAACGAATTTCAACTTGTGGAAGAAGATCGCTCAAAAGTTCATTCGCGGTAATATGGTTTGGAAGATGAATATTAGTACGCAGAAATTCATTTTCGCCATGCGTGGTTTTTTCCAGTTGATATTTATGTTCCAATCCATTCAGATTTCCACGATATTCAACAAAAAACGTATTGGTTTTGAATTGTTCCTTTATCAAGGATTTTGGTCCGTCCAGTACTTTTTTGGCACGGTGAATCAGAGCAATATTGTCACAAAGTTCTTCAACTGTTTCCATACGGTGGGTTGAAAAAATGATCGTGCTGCCTTTTTGTTTCAGTTCCAGAATTTCATCACGGATCAGATTGGCATTGATCGGATCAAAACCGGAAAATGGTTCATCAAGAATAATCAGTGCCGGTTCGTGCAAAACTGTGGATACAAACTGTACTTTTTGCTGCATACCTTTTGACAGATCCGACACGCTTTTATCCCACCAGGTTTTTATATCAAACTTGATAAACCAGATTTTTAGTTTTTCCATGGCTTCCTTTTGGGATAAGCCTTTCAGTTGGGCAAGATAAAGAAGCTGCTCGCCGACTTTCATTTTTTTGTATAAGCCGCGTTCTTCGGGCAGATAACCAATTTTTGAAATATGCTGCGGACCAAGTGGCTGGCCGTCAAAGAAAACCTGTCCGGAATCAGGGCCGGTAATTTGGTTGATAATACGTATAAGAGAAGTTTTTCCGGCACCATTAGGGCCTAAAAGTCCAAAAATACAGCCTTTGGGAATATTGAGACTGACATCATCCAGCGCACGATGATTGGAATAATCTTTCGTAATGTTTTGAACTTCTATAATATTCATCTTGTGTTAGGTAATTTTCCGTATGCCTTTTTAATATAGATTTTACATGAAATTCTGCTTATTAAAATCGGTATTCCAAAGATGCAAAGTATAAGATGCTTTACAAAGTCGAAAACTGATAAATGCTCAAATAGTCGGATTAGTGGTAAAAAGAGAAAGAGCCGACAACATTTTGTCGACTCTTTCAATATTTGTGAATTAACTTATCCGTTAAAAAATATATTTTTCACGTATCTGGAAAAGTACCCAAAAGCCAAGAACTCCACCAACAATAAAAGCGAATATTGCCAGTTGAAGAAGGTTACTGATCAGACTTAAAATTAAGGCATAATAAAGTAAATTCCATCCAGCTCTTTTTCTTGCCCGAAGTGGAGAAAATGCCATCAGATACATAATCATAATGACCGTGGCAATCAGCAAGCCAACGTACATGTAGAAACCTCCGCCGTAAGCAGCCATGCCTATACCAATAGCAGCAGTTCCAATTCCAAAGGCGGCGAGTAAACCGAAAAGTGTGAAAATGGCTCCTACCAGCATTACATAAGGTCCATACTTTACTAGAAATTCTTTTACATTTTCAGGGAAGGGAGGAAATTTGCCCAAAAAGATTGGCTCCAATTCGTTTTCAAGGATAAGTCCGGGTTTCATTCAGTGAAGAAGTTTGGAAAAGTTGAGAAACAATTGATTATTTTTAGAAAGCTAGGAAAAATAGTACTAATATTCAATAAAATCGTCCAATGTATAGTATTTATTTTGCTGTTTGATAAATAAGGATTGCACAATCATGCAAGGCTTTACCCGATTTTAGCTAAGTTTACCAATCCAAACTGGTATCTCATCTCCAAAATTCTTTTATGAAGAAGAACATTACTATTGTAAATCTGGCTCTTATTACGATCGCCGCGCTTGCCACAGTACTCAACGCTTACAATATCATTACGTTTTCGACGGATGTTTTAGTCGCTTTGCGTTGGACTGCGTTGGCTGGTCTGATCATTTTTGCGATCATAAAGAAAAACCTGACCACATCTATTCTTATTTCGATGCTGGTTGGTACAGAGATAGGATATGATTTTCCGGAAATTGGGACAGGACTTCACTTTTTACGGCAGATATTCCTGCAAATGATTAAAACGGTAATCGCCCCGTTACTTTTTGCAACGCTGGTTACAGGTATTGCCGGACATTCCGATTTAAAACAGGTTGGACGCATGGGTTGGAAATCGCTTCTTTATTTTGAAGTAGTAACAACTTTTGCTTTGGTAATAGGTTTGTTTTTTGCTAACTGGATTCGTCCTGGTGATGGTATTGCTATCCCGGCAAATTTCAGTGCTACTTTACCAAAAGTCGCCGAGCAAACATGGCAGGAAATTATACTTCATTCTTTCCCGGAAAATATTGCCAAATCAATTTATCATGGAGAAGTGCTACAAATTGTGGTATTCAGTGTTCTTTTCGGGATCAGTCTTGCGTTGATACCAGCTGCTAAAAAAGAGAAATTTGTAGCCGGAATTGAAACTTTGGCTGAGGTGATGTTCAAATTCACTAAAATTATCATGCTTTTCGCTCCGATTGGTGTGGGAGCTGCCATCGCGGAAACGGTTGGACATATGGGAATCGACGTATTGAAAAACCTTGCGTTGATGCTTGCCACATTATATTGCGCACTGGCTGCGTTCATTTTGTTGGTTTTTGTACCAATTATGCTGTTCGCACGTATTCCGATTATCAAATTTGTCAAGAATATTTTCGAGCCCGTTTCTATTGCATTTGCTACCACAAGTTCAGAATCTGCTTTGCCAAAAGCTATGGAGAAAATGGAGAAATTTGGTGTTCCGCGTCAAATTGTTTCCTTCGTTATGCCAACGGGTTACAGTTTCAATCTGGATGGTTCGACGCTCTATCTTGCACTTGCAACTGTTTTCGTTGCCCAGGCTACCGGAACTGAAATGTCTATCGGACAGCAGCTTTCAATGGTATTTTTATTGATGCTGACCAGTAAAGGCGTTGCAGGAATTCCAAGAGCAACACTTGTAATTTTGTTGGGTGCGATCGCCAATTTTAATATGCCTGAATGGCCTGTGCTTCTTTTAATGGGAATTGACGAGCTTATGGATATGGCACGAACTTCTGTCAATGTGACAGGGAATTGTTTGGCAACCGCAGTAATCGCACGATGGGAAGGAGAACTGGACGATGAAAAAATGCGTTTATCCGATCAGGTTCTGGAACAGGAAGTCGTTTCAGCCTAGTTTATTTTTAACAGCCGAAAGCTGATAGCCGACGGCCGATAGCTATAATTATGTTCACAGTATACGGAATTCCGAATTGCAACACAGTAAAAAAAGCAAGAACCTGGCTTGATGAAAAAGGTATCGCATATACTTTTCATGACTACAAGAAAAAAGGTATCACCGAAGAAAAGATAACAGGCTGGTTTCAATTTTTTCCATGGGAAAAACTTGTCAATAAAGCCGGAACGACCTGGAAACAATTATCCGATGAAGAAAAAACATCTGTCATAGACGAAAAGTCTGCAACTAAATTAATGATATCGAAAAACTCAGTGATTAAAAGACCACTGATTGAAGACGCATCTGGAAAAGCCCTTACCCTTGGTTTTTCAGAGACAGAATTCGAGAGGGCGTTTTTATAGTAATTGTATTTTTGACAATATTCCATGAGAGAGCAAATTTATGCTCTCTCTCTTTTTATCCATTACATAGTTTATACCACTCTTATACTTTGGCACGATTTTGAAACGGTAACCAGCGCAAACTACTCATCCTGACAAAATGTTAATCAACGAACACACTGAAAGTCTTATTTCTGAAAGAGTTAAGGCAATTGAGGCAATTGCAGACCAACTTCCGGCGATTGTCATTGTACATAGAATTGAAGATTTTTCGGTGGTTTATATGTCTCCTAAAGGATTATCCCTATTAGGTGTCAGTCTTGATGAGTTAAAACAAATGCGCGCCGAATATCAGCACCGGTTTTTTAATATTGAAGATTCGGATGATTACTGGCCAAAGTTCAAAGTGATGCTGTCAAAAAATGATATGGACAGCAGTATTTCCTATTTCCAGCAGGTGAAACTTGCGGGTAGCGAAAATTGGGCCTGGTATATAAGCGCAACCAAATTATTTATGCAGGACGAAGAGGGAAATGCTTTTTTATGTATCACCACGGCTACGGCCATTGATGAAATGAAACATATGCCTGCAAAAGCTGAACGTTTGCTGGAAGAAAGTACTTTTCTGCGGGAGAATTATCAAAAATTTTCAACTTTGGGGAAACGCGAGAAAGAAATTTTAAAAATGGTTTCTTACGGCAAAAGTTCGCCGGAAATATCAGAAGAATTAGGAATTGCATCAGCGACTGTGGATGCACATCGAAAAAATATTAAGAAGAAATTGTCAATAAGTTCATACTATGATTTCGCCCAATATGCCCGGGCTTTTGATCTTATTTAAACAAAAAATGAGTCAGGCTGATACTGACTCATTTTGTTAAATCAATATTACCCTTCTTACTTAATCTTGCTTTTCGCTGCATCAAGCGACTTTTGTTTGTTCTGCAAATCAACAAGGGAATTATCTGCTTCCAGTTTTTTCTTTTCCAATTCGGCTTTTAATTCAGTAAGTTTCTTTTCTGTTTTTTCAATGTCTTTGGCAGTATTGTCATTGTCCTTCTGCAATTTCTGGTAATTTTTTGTCGATGTCGTAAATACTTCATCAGCCACACGCGCATCTTCCCGCACTGAAGCGTAATCTGCAAAATCTTTTAGTAATGCTTCCGCGCTTTTATAACCTTCATCTGTTGACGCTGTGATATATTGTCCATTAACATTAAGAGCAAGAAAAACCTGTGAAAGATCCTTTCCTGATGTAATCTGACTTGTCACTGTAACGGGATTTGTAGAAATGGACGTTATCGCAGCTTTGTCAATGCTGTAAACACTGCGTTTGCTTTTAACTTTTCCGAATTTTTCCAGGTAGGATTCCCAGTATTTGCTCAGGTATTTGTCCGAAATATTCTGGTTCAGGTTTAAACCCAAATATTCCTGTTTATCAATAGTAGCTTTTCCCGGAGAAATCGTTTGGGCATAAAGGTTAGCTGTAACAAATAAAGCAACAGCAAGAACGATTGAACGAATCTGAAGTTTCATTTTCTTAAATTTTAGTCAAAAATTGATTAGACAGTTATAATTTTTTTGTTACAACCACTGTCTTTTTCTGGTTAAAAAGGGTCGTAGCAAAAAGGTAGATATCACCACCTTCTTTAAGACGCCATTTTTTTCTCAGGTCATCAATTTTTGCGGGAAAATTTCTGATCGTCAGATTTGCCTTATTATCTGGCACAAATTGTCCTATTTCTTTTGCATCGGGTTTGCAAATTGCAGTTACTTCAAATGTTCGTCCGGGGAAATTTGAAACAAGTTTTTCAGAAGTATAGAGGTGACTATGTGGGGCCAGTTTTTTGACATCAAACGCCGTACACAAGTATTTAAATGCACCTGCTTTTAATATGGCAGGATGCGGTTCATATAGATAGGAAAGCGGCTCGTTGAATTCAATAATGGCTTCTCGCTCCTGATTACGCGTAAAATCCAGTTCGTGAATTATTTCACCAGCCGGATTTATCACACGGGCTTTAATCGCAAAATCGTCATCGAAGTCTTTGTTGATATTAAAAAGCAATTCCTTACATTCCTGTTCGTAACCAATGACATGAACTTCTCTGACGGATTTTAATTCCTGCGCAGCAAGATCAATATCCAGTAGCGGAGAAGTTTTTAAAAGTACATTTGGAGCGTGTTTGAAAAGCTCCGAAAGGTGAAATTTTACGTCAGGAGCACAGTCCGACAATAGCACAACTTTTTGTTTATTTGCATCTCTTCTTGCAGGATCTGCATAAATCCAGTCTGCGTACATATTGTTTTTCTGTATTCCTTCAATAGAATCTGCATTATGCACTTCGATATTTTTTGCGGAAAGTAATCCAAAATTATATTCCGCCGTTATCGCAACTTCTTCCTGTTGTTCGAAATAATGCGTTTTGTCAAAATTTTTACTGAGGTAATAGGTATCAACACCCATACCGCCGGTAATATCAATCAGCATTTTTCCTTGTATTAATGAAGATTTATATTTGGCAGTAGCCTCCGAGGAGCTTTGTTCAACGGAAAGGGACGGCGGAAAAATGAGTTTTTCAATCGCTGCCCATTCAGGTAATTTTTTGGAAGCTTTTTGTCTGGAAAGAATCTGGGCGGCAAGTTTTTTGACATCAATATCTTTAAACTGAGTACCTTTTAAGATCAGTTTAGTTACATCGTCGTCCTTGTATTTTTGTATAAAAGCAAGTTCAGCTTCTGAAAAACCGGTTTCCGATGAATTTTTATTTGTCAAAACTTGGCTCATAATCTTCCATTTGGACAGGTTTTTATTCCTGTTTTTAAGTCCGAAATTACAGTTTTTTTATTTATAAAAATTCCTGTTAACGACATCTGGAGCTAGATTCCTTTGAATCAGAGTGATATAACTTCACAGTAAGTAAATTCCTTTTATTAAGCTTCGTTAATCTGTTTTAGTTTAAGTTGGACGAACCAAATGAAAATTATAAATTGTCGGTTATTATAGTAATTTCCTAAGTTAACCTTTTTTAATCATGAGAATTAAAACCTTTGAAGAGTATCAGGTTGCCTACCAGCAAAGTGTGGACGATCCCGAAGGTTATTGGGCCGAAGTTGGCCAGCAATTCCAGTGGCGCAAACCATGGAAAAAAGTTTTAAGCGGTGATTTCGCAGAAGCAACCATAAAATGGTACGAAGGCGGAGTTCTTAATATCACCGAAAATGCACTTGACAGGCATCTTGCCGATAAAGGTGACCAGCCTGCCATTATCTGGGAGCCAAATGATCCGGACGATCAGGCGGTGACGATAACCTATCATGTTTTATACGACCGCGTTTGTCGTTTTGCCAATGTTTTGAAAAAACATGGCGTTAAAAAAGGAGATAGAATTTGTATCTATCTGCCTATGGTTCCTGAACTTACAATTGCAGTACTAGCATGTGCCAGAATAGGCGCGGTTCATTCAGTAGTTTTTGGCGGATTTTCTGCCAAATCAATCGCTGACCGGATTAATGATGCGGAATGTACCATGGTAATTACTTCCGACGGTTCTTTCCGCGGACAGAAAGTAATTCCAATGAAAGAAACGGTGGATAATGCACTGGATTTGTGTAAAACGGTTAAAAATGTAATCGTTATGACACGTACCCGCACGCCTGTTTCCATGTTAAAAGGAAGAGATTTGTGGTGGGAAGAGGAAGAAAAAACAGTAGATTCTGTTTGTCCGGCTGAGCCAATGGACGCAGAGGATACGCTTTTCATTTTGTACACATCTGGCTCAACTGGAAAGCCAAAAGGTGTGGTGCATACCGTGGCGGGTTATATGGTTTTCGCAACTTATACTTTTGCCAATGTTTTTCAATACGAACCTGGCGAAATCCATTTCTGTACGGCTGATATTGGCTGGATTACAGGTCATAGTTACATTGTTTACGGACCGCTTTGTTACGGTGCAACTTCCCTTATTTTTGAAGGAATCCCAACTTATCCTGACGCAGGCCGTTTCTGGCAGATTGTGGCAAAACATAAAGTAAATATTCTCTATACTGCGCCCACAGCAATCCGCTCGCTGATGAGTTTTGGATTGTCATTTGTAAAAGATAATGATTTGTCATCTTTACGGAAACTCGGCTCGGTAGGAGAGCCTATTAACGAAGAAGCGTGGCAATGGTTTAAGCAAAATATCGGCAAAGGAAATTGTCCGCTGGTAGATACCTGGTGGCAGACCGAAACGGGTGGTATCATGATTTCATCGCTTGCCGGTGTTACGCCAGAAAAACCAACCTATGCAACTTTACCTTTGCCTGGAATTCAGCCTGTTTTGGTGGATGAAAAAGGTGAAATTATTGAAGGAAATGGGGTTAGCGGAAATCTTTGTATCAAATTCCCTTGGCCAGGAATTATCCGTACAACTTATGGAGATCATGACCGCTGCAAACAAACTTATTTCTCTACCTACCCGGGAATGTATTTCACCGGAGACGGATGTCTTCGCGATGAAGATGGAAATTACAGAATTACTGGTCGTGTGGATGATGTAATGAATGTTTCCGGTCACCGGATTGGTACCGCTGAGGTTGAAAATGCTATCAATATGCACCTCGGTGTGGTAGAATCGGCCGTAGTTGGTTATCCGCATGAGATCAAAGGACAAGGAATTTATGCTTATATTATCACAGAAAGTAAACCGGACGATCCGGAAATGATGCGCAAGGATATTGCAGCAACTGTTTCAAGATTGATCGGCCCGATTGCTAAACCGGATAAAATCCAGTTTGTTTCAGGTCTACCAAAAACGCGTTCAGGGAAAATTATGCGACGTATTTTGCGTAAGGTGGCCGAAGGAGAAATGGATAGTCTTGGAGATATTTCAACTTTACTTGATCCGGCCGTTGTGGACGATATTAAGGCAGGCGCATTGTAACAAAAATATAAATGGCAGATTGAAATTTTCAATCTGCCATTCTTTTTAAGCTAATTTTTTATCAGAACTGCAACCGCAGCCTTTTCCGCACCCACCGCTGCTGTCAAAAGATTTGTAAATCTTCCAACCAATATAACTTGCGGCGCCTATAAAAAGAGCGAAT
The nucleotide sequence above comes from Dyadobacter subterraneus. Encoded proteins:
- the acs gene encoding acetate--CoA ligase; its protein translation is MRIKTFEEYQVAYQQSVDDPEGYWAEVGQQFQWRKPWKKVLSGDFAEATIKWYEGGVLNITENALDRHLADKGDQPAIIWEPNDPDDQAVTITYHVLYDRVCRFANVLKKHGVKKGDRICIYLPMVPELTIAVLACARIGAVHSVVFGGFSAKSIADRINDAECTMVITSDGSFRGQKVIPMKETVDNALDLCKTVKNVIVMTRTRTPVSMLKGRDLWWEEEEKTVDSVCPAEPMDAEDTLFILYTSGSTGKPKGVVHTVAGYMVFATYTFANVFQYEPGEIHFCTADIGWITGHSYIVYGPLCYGATSLIFEGIPTYPDAGRFWQIVAKHKVNILYTAPTAIRSLMSFGLSFVKDNDLSSLRKLGSVGEPINEEAWQWFKQNIGKGNCPLVDTWWQTETGGIMISSLAGVTPEKPTYATLPLPGIQPVLVDEKGEIIEGNGVSGNLCIKFPWPGIIRTTYGDHDRCKQTYFSTYPGMYFTGDGCLRDEDGNYRITGRVDDVMNVSGHRIGTAEVENAINMHLGVVESAVVGYPHEIKGQGIYAYIITESKPDDPEMMRKDIAATVSRLIGPIAKPDKIQFVSGLPKTRSGKIMRRILRKVAEGEMDSLGDISTLLDPAVVDDIKAGAL
- a CDS encoding helix-turn-helix domain-containing protein, which encodes MLINEHTESLISERVKAIEAIADQLPAIVIVHRIEDFSVVYMSPKGLSLLGVSLDELKQMRAEYQHRFFNIEDSDDYWPKFKVMLSKNDMDSSISYFQQVKLAGSENWAWYISATKLFMQDEEGNAFLCITTATAIDEMKHMPAKAERLLEESTFLRENYQKFSTLGKREKEILKMVSYGKSSPEISEELGIASATVDAHRKNIKKKLSISSYYDFAQYARAFDLI
- a CDS encoding ABC transporter ATP-binding protein; this translates as MNIIEVQNITKDYSNHRALDDVSLNIPKGCIFGLLGPNGAGKTSLIRIINQITGPDSGQVFFDGQPLGPQHISKIGYLPEERGLYKKMKVGEQLLYLAQLKGLSQKEAMEKLKIWFIKFDIKTWWDKSVSDLSKGMQQKVQFVSTVLHEPALIILDEPFSGFDPINANLIRDEILELKQKGSTIIFSTHRMETVEELCDNIALIHRAKKVLDGPKSLIKEQFKTNTFFVEYRGNLNGLEHKYQLEKTTHGENEFLRTNIHLPNHITANELLSDLLPQVEIRSFGENIPTMSDIFMRAVNEVPEA
- a CDS encoding FeoB-associated Cys-rich membrane protein encodes the protein MIQQIIIFALFIGAASYIGWKIYKSFDSSGGCGKGCGCSSDKKLA
- a CDS encoding THUMP-like domain-containing protein, translating into MSQVLTNKNSSETGFSEAELAFIQKYKDDDVTKLILKGTQFKDIDVKKLAAQILSRQKASKKLPEWAAIEKLIFPPSLSVEQSSSEATAKYKSSLIQGKMLIDITGGMGVDTYYLSKNFDKTHYFEQQEEVAITAEYNFGLLSAKNIEVHNADSIEGIQKNNMYADWIYADPARRDANKQKVVLLSDCAPDVKFHLSELFKHAPNVLLKTSPLLDIDLAAQELKSVREVHVIGYEQECKELLFNINKDFDDDFAIKARVINPAGEIIHELDFTRNQEREAIIEFNEPLSYLYEPHPAILKAGAFKYLCTAFDVKKLAPHSHLYTSEKLVSNFPGRTFEVTAICKPDAKEIGQFVPDNKANLTIRNFPAKIDDLRKKWRLKEGGDIYLFATTLFNQKKTVVVTKKL
- a CDS encoding dicarboxylate/amino acid:cation symporter, which codes for MKKNITIVNLALITIAALATVLNAYNIITFSTDVLVALRWTALAGLIIFAIIKKNLTTSILISMLVGTEIGYDFPEIGTGLHFLRQIFLQMIKTVIAPLLFATLVTGIAGHSDLKQVGRMGWKSLLYFEVVTTFALVIGLFFANWIRPGDGIAIPANFSATLPKVAEQTWQEIILHSFPENIAKSIYHGEVLQIVVFSVLFGISLALIPAAKKEKFVAGIETLAEVMFKFTKIIMLFAPIGVGAAIAETVGHMGIDVLKNLALMLATLYCALAAFILLVFVPIMLFARIPIIKFVKNIFEPVSIAFATTSSESALPKAMEKMEKFGVPRQIVSFVMPTGYSFNLDGSTLYLALATVFVAQATGTEMSIGQQLSMVFLLMLTSKGVAGIPRATLVILLGAIANFNMPEWPVLLLMGIDELMDMARTSVNVTGNCLATAVIARWEGELDDEKMRLSDQVLEQEVVSA
- a CDS encoding ArsC family reductase, with protein sequence MFTVYGIPNCNTVKKARTWLDEKGIAYTFHDYKKKGITEEKITGWFQFFPWEKLVNKAGTTWKQLSDEEKTSVIDEKSATKLMISKNSVIKRPLIEDASGKALTLGFSETEFERAFL
- a CDS encoding ABC transporter permease; its protein translation is MRNIFLVIKREYMVRVKKKSFLIMTILAPVLFVGGYALVIWMAISSVDSKTVQVVDESGLFTNEFKDSESIKFSYLKSSIDSAKIHFAGGEANALVYIPKNVITSPKSVRIYAAKNVSMELKSDIEYVIEKQIENIKLSEAGITHKILEDSRVNVHSETISLSEEGEKTSSSGAATVIGGICAFLIYMSVFIYGTQVMRGVTEEKTSRIVEVIISSVKPYQLMMGKIIGVALVGLTQFILWIFLTISLTAVASNVLSAKIPKDSKQIQQEMQKIQKGMPASQMAASGVDNPVAEVLGAVNSLNIPLIVSCFLFYYLGGYLFYSALFGAVGAAVDNDADTQQFMLPITLPIIFSFVFAQFVLRDPDGNLAFWTSMIPFTSPIIMMVRIPFGVPAWQIALSMVFLVLGFIGTIWVASRIYRVGILMYGKKVTYKELAKWIFYKV